A window from Mycolicibacterium tokaiense encodes these proteins:
- a CDS encoding SLC13 family permease translates to MSLQLLSIAMLVGVFVIATFLNVHMGALAFVATFVVGFGMAGMSEKEILSGFPAGLFVILVGVTFLFAIAKVNGTIDWLVDGAVSLVHGRVWAFPWIMFLIAAGLAGIGAVPPAAVAIIAPTAMRIAQRYQISPLLMGLMVANGVSAGEFSPIGLFGIIVNDIAVENGVQSSPVLLFLSCFVVNAVLCYILFVVITTRARRRAVSDVADSDGGSGGAATRPTGGQLVAERTAVEAPVRPAMTRQIAVTLAGLAAMVGIVMFTDLDIGFVAMTLAVVLSMLTPAVAKEALPRIAWPSVFLIVGIVTYVNLLQELGTVTYVSDAVAHLDSPLVIALLICVIGAVVSAFASTTGILGALVPLAVPFLLAGEVNAVAMLIALSLASSIVDASPFSTTGALIVANAAEEDRDRVMGQLLRWGLAMIVAAPVLAWGIFVLPGW, encoded by the coding sequence ATGTCGCTTCAATTGCTCTCCATCGCCATGCTCGTCGGGGTCTTCGTGATCGCGACCTTTCTCAACGTCCACATGGGCGCCCTGGCGTTCGTGGCCACGTTCGTCGTCGGATTCGGCATGGCCGGGATGTCGGAGAAGGAGATCCTCAGCGGATTCCCCGCCGGTCTGTTCGTCATCCTCGTCGGCGTCACGTTTCTGTTCGCGATCGCCAAAGTCAACGGCACCATCGACTGGCTGGTCGACGGTGCGGTGAGCCTGGTGCACGGCCGGGTCTGGGCGTTCCCCTGGATCATGTTCCTGATCGCCGCCGGTCTGGCCGGAATCGGTGCGGTGCCACCGGCAGCCGTCGCGATCATCGCCCCCACCGCCATGCGCATCGCGCAGCGCTACCAGATCAGCCCGCTGCTGATGGGTCTCATGGTGGCCAACGGGGTCAGCGCCGGCGAGTTCTCACCGATCGGCCTGTTCGGCATCATCGTCAACGACATCGCCGTCGAGAACGGTGTGCAGTCGTCGCCCGTACTGTTGTTCCTCAGCTGCTTCGTGGTCAACGCGGTGCTCTGTTACATCCTGTTTGTGGTGATCACGACGCGGGCACGCCGGCGCGCAGTCTCGGACGTCGCCGACTCCGACGGCGGCAGCGGGGGAGCGGCGACCAGACCGACGGGTGGCCAGCTGGTCGCCGAACGCACCGCAGTCGAAGCGCCGGTGCGCCCTGCGATGACCCGCCAGATCGCCGTGACGTTGGCCGGGCTGGCGGCCATGGTGGGCATCGTCATGTTCACCGATCTCGACATCGGTTTTGTGGCAATGACTCTGGCGGTGGTCCTGAGCATGCTCACACCGGCGGTGGCCAAGGAGGCACTGCCCCGGATCGCCTGGCCTTCGGTGTTCCTGATCGTCGGGATCGTCACGTATGTGAACCTGCTCCAAGAGCTCGGGACCGTCACCTACGTCTCTGACGCTGTGGCACATCTGGATTCGCCGCTGGTGATCGCGCTGCTGATCTGCGTCATCGGCGCGGTGGTGTCGGCGTTTGCGTCCACCACCGGAATCCTGGGCGCCCTGGTGCCGCTGGCGGTTCCGTTCCTGCTGGCCGGCGAGGTCAACGCAGTGGCGATGCTCATCGCCTTGAGCTTGGCGTCATCGATCGTCGACGCCTCGCCCTTCTCGACCACCGGCGCGCTGATCGTGGCCAATGCCGCAGAGGAGGACCGGGATCGGGTGATGGGCCAGTTGCTGCGGTGGGGCCTGGCGATGATCGTGGCCGCACCGGTACTGGCGTGGGGCATCTTCGTCCTGCCGGGCTGGTAA